In the Dyella jiangningensis genome, one interval contains:
- a CDS encoding GFA family protein, with protein sequence MPTEKQRQLTGQCLCGAVRYAVLDAFVYAANCHCSQCRRTTGSAFKPFAGIERSRLSLVHGEGDVLRFGDEQGHDVHCGQCGSLLYSVVRDGEYVHVAMGTLVDEPSIRPDKHIFVGSKAPWFTIADGLPQFQEHAS encoded by the coding sequence ATGCCTACCGAAAAACAGCGGCAACTGACCGGCCAGTGCCTATGCGGCGCAGTTCGCTATGCCGTGCTCGATGCGTTCGTTTATGCGGCGAACTGCCATTGCTCCCAGTGCCGGCGCACGACGGGTTCGGCATTCAAGCCGTTCGCAGGCATCGAGCGCAGCAGGCTGTCGCTGGTGCACGGCGAAGGCGACGTGCTGCGCTTTGGCGATGAGCAGGGCCATGACGTGCATTGCGGGCAGTGTGGCTCACTGCTTTATTCGGTGGTTCGCGACGGCGAGTACGTCCACGTTGCCATGGGAACGCTGGTCGATGAGCCGTCCATACGACCGGACAAGCACATCTTCGTCGGATCGAAGGCCCCGTGGTTCACCATTGCCGACGGGCTGCCGCAATTCCAGGAACACGCGAGCTAG
- a CDS encoding DUF4434 domain-containing protein, whose translation MVRSALRWFALWLLVAPLWAAATTAIIYQPQRRDRDVAQEQWPKLFAEVREQGFDTLVVQWTQYGDAFATPEEHAWLLQRVRDARAAGLHIVLGLGSDPAFFTLQDQKKGQDMADYLRALSRRNVEVARRWAGDLGDGAIAGWYLPMEIDDVRWNDPKARTQLRDYLVEEQRQLDGVASRPVYVTSFFAGHMTPDRYADLVQDVQRSGVRTWVQDGAGTQRLEQGARQLYMAAAGRCAQAHAQGFVYELFRQTGTDKAFAATALSPVDASAVLAQRAPCDGDTVFFELRYLPAAGGILQR comes from the coding sequence ATGGTGAGATCGGCGCTGCGCTGGTTCGCTCTATGGCTGCTCGTGGCGCCGTTGTGGGCGGCGGCGACGACGGCGATCATCTACCAGCCGCAGCGACGCGACCGGGACGTCGCGCAGGAGCAATGGCCGAAGCTGTTCGCCGAGGTGCGCGAGCAGGGTTTCGATACGCTGGTGGTGCAATGGACGCAATACGGCGATGCGTTCGCGACGCCGGAGGAGCACGCCTGGTTGTTGCAGCGCGTGCGCGACGCACGGGCCGCTGGCCTGCATATCGTGCTGGGACTGGGCAGTGATCCCGCCTTCTTCACCCTGCAGGACCAGAAGAAAGGGCAGGACATGGCCGACTACCTGCGTGCGCTGTCACGACGGAATGTCGAAGTGGCACGGCGTTGGGCTGGCGACCTCGGCGATGGGGCGATCGCCGGCTGGTATTTGCCGATGGAGATCGACGACGTTCGCTGGAATGATCCCAAGGCCCGCACGCAACTGCGCGACTATCTTGTCGAAGAACAGCGACAGCTCGATGGCGTCGCGTCGAGGCCTGTCTACGTGACGTCCTTCTTCGCGGGGCACATGACGCCTGATCGCTATGCCGACCTCGTGCAGGATGTGCAGCGCAGCGGCGTGCGCACCTGGGTGCAGGATGGCGCGGGAACGCAGCGACTGGAGCAGGGCGCCAGGCAGCTCTACATGGCAGCTGCCGGCCGCTGTGCACAAGCGCATGCGCAGGGCTTCGTCTACGAACTGTTCCGCCAGACCGGCACCGACAAGGCCTTTGCCGCGACTGCACTGTCGCCAGTGGACGCGAGCGCCGTGCTCGCGCAGCGCGCGCCTTGCGACGGCGACACCGTGTTCTTCGAACTGCGCTACCTTCCCGCCGCTGGCGGGATCCTGCAGCGCTAG
- a CDS encoding NfrA family protein: protein MKRPWPAGCAVALFVMAPTWPLHALAQTSTAEVSRYQKFVVYPHQQAGYAALDAARDAGKAGDKTKAATELAKAVAEFERARELAPQDVQTALDLAEAYRRSGSEARARQVMDTQRRYTPDDARVRAWEASVAAAPAVDCRYDQGAVCRSQRGFDALKQGDLAKAEAELGSADFARSPEGRALRHALVQRAIYLGDDRRAVAQLGILDRDDKLSAEERGQWFQLLLKLGQWDDARQLQSRGGLDGPAQDLAFAQAIAHNGDRQQLASYLASRRPAFDKEADERQWIYLMSQTGREQPALLAGYVPRYPANVMFQARLVVPQSMARGDQAAAQRMLAKVPADSFREDRFTLALEQGRHADARQQAEALIAQPDGYRLLDPLSYRLMEAGSPADAKDLLMAAYPFAGNPGSASMFARLAVLAGEQPALFASEDRDRLRRPLDSVPLRMAQVHVLGALHDCDGIRAVMSDFSSDYPADMWRQLGDCYSGDRPGLAEYAYAEANRRQPDSDVTRALAYQAYSAKDYAAALQAWQQVPAAHMKPVDLMAAANTAMAADEPAIARSWLATYAAQGGAKDHNYWWLLAQADEPRDPALARADLENAIALHPDPRYYQRLAALQTQDGEPQAALLSLQRASVLSPDDGALAASLGYAYLQAGEPDKARTQFESASRANPDDPALTRQLLYVHQQLGDNEQAQAYAARAIDQLGPSTDGMPVGGNPQEDEDEQLYNLRRLHEDLGRKWRFNADMSLGDSVSSAANAAAPGVSYRSYLQLEGQYRFDPSLTGGDINTLAAYARVFAGSGASGGFWPVNAPMLGVGLHWKPLRSQNIVLTAEQQTPLSNNRDTHNDTMLRASGSWAFGTQFSDDWHAPGRSWITQNFYVDLAYYLRAEETVATLDYTLGWEHKLVEGQAIEPYLHLQYTGIDRAHGLGYEKDGRMGIGVQWNIWFGETHYDAYPHRLSLALEGQHAFTSYLRETNVVFLIVRTQW from the coding sequence ATGAAAAGGCCATGGCCCGCCGGCTGTGCGGTGGCGCTGTTCGTGATGGCGCCGACCTGGCCGCTCCATGCGCTGGCCCAGACCTCCACGGCCGAAGTCAGCCGTTACCAGAAGTTCGTGGTGTATCCGCATCAGCAGGCGGGTTACGCCGCGCTCGATGCGGCCAGGGACGCCGGCAAGGCGGGCGACAAGACCAAGGCGGCAACCGAACTGGCCAAGGCGGTGGCGGAGTTCGAGCGCGCCCGTGAACTGGCGCCGCAGGACGTGCAAACCGCACTCGATCTTGCCGAGGCATACCGGCGCTCCGGATCGGAAGCGCGAGCCCGGCAAGTCATGGATACGCAACGTCGTTACACGCCGGATGATGCGCGGGTGCGTGCGTGGGAGGCGAGCGTGGCAGCGGCGCCGGCCGTGGATTGCCGGTATGACCAGGGCGCGGTCTGTCGATCGCAGCGCGGTTTCGATGCGCTCAAGCAGGGCGACCTTGCCAAGGCCGAGGCCGAGCTCGGGTCTGCCGACTTTGCGCGCAGCCCGGAAGGGCGTGCGCTGCGCCATGCCTTGGTGCAACGCGCGATCTATCTGGGCGATGACCGCCGCGCCGTCGCGCAGCTGGGCATATTGGATCGCGACGACAAGCTCAGCGCGGAAGAGCGCGGGCAATGGTTCCAGTTGCTGCTGAAACTCGGCCAATGGGACGACGCCCGCCAGTTGCAGTCACGTGGCGGACTCGATGGACCCGCGCAGGACCTCGCCTTCGCGCAGGCCATCGCCCATAACGGCGATCGGCAGCAACTCGCCAGCTACCTCGCTTCGCGTCGCCCCGCATTCGACAAGGAGGCGGACGAGCGGCAGTGGATTTACCTGATGTCGCAGACCGGGCGCGAGCAACCGGCGCTGCTGGCCGGCTATGTTCCGCGCTATCCCGCCAACGTGATGTTCCAGGCCCGGCTGGTGGTGCCGCAATCGATGGCGCGCGGCGATCAGGCCGCGGCGCAACGCATGCTCGCGAAGGTCCCTGCCGACAGCTTCCGCGAAGACCGCTTTACGCTCGCACTCGAGCAGGGGCGACACGCGGATGCGCGGCAACAGGCCGAAGCGCTGATCGCGCAGCCGGACGGCTATCGCCTGCTCGATCCCCTCAGCTATCGCCTGATGGAGGCCGGATCCCCGGCTGACGCGAAAGACTTGTTGATGGCCGCCTATCCGTTCGCCGGCAACCCGGGTTCGGCATCGATGTTCGCCCGGCTGGCGGTATTGGCGGGCGAACAGCCGGCGCTGTTTGCTTCGGAAGATCGCGACCGGCTTCGCCGGCCGCTGGACAGCGTGCCGTTGAGGATGGCCCAGGTGCACGTCCTGGGCGCGCTGCACGATTGCGATGGCATCCGCGCGGTGATGTCCGACTTCTCTTCCGATTATCCGGCCGACATGTGGCGGCAACTGGGCGATTGCTACAGCGGCGATCGCCCCGGGCTGGCCGAGTACGCGTACGCGGAGGCCAATCGACGCCAACCGGACAGCGACGTCACCCGCGCGCTGGCGTACCAGGCATACAGCGCGAAGGACTACGCCGCTGCGTTGCAGGCATGGCAGCAGGTGCCGGCGGCACACATGAAACCGGTGGACCTGATGGCCGCCGCGAATACGGCGATGGCTGCCGATGAGCCGGCGATCGCGCGATCCTGGCTGGCGACCTATGCCGCGCAGGGCGGTGCGAAGGATCACAACTACTGGTGGCTGCTTGCGCAGGCCGATGAGCCCCGCGATCCGGCGTTGGCGCGGGCCGACCTCGAAAACGCCATCGCGTTGCATCCCGATCCGCGGTATTACCAGCGGTTGGCGGCGCTGCAGACGCAGGATGGGGAACCCCAGGCCGCCTTGCTTTCACTGCAGCGCGCCAGCGTGCTGTCGCCCGATGATGGGGCGCTCGCGGCATCGCTCGGCTACGCCTACCTGCAGGCCGGCGAGCCGGACAAGGCGCGCACGCAGTTCGAGAGCGCCAGTCGCGCCAACCCGGACGACCCCGCACTGACCCGGCAATTGCTGTACGTGCACCAGCAGCTCGGCGACAACGAGCAGGCGCAGGCCTATGCCGCACGGGCGATCGATCAGCTGGGTCCTTCGACCGACGGCATGCCCGTGGGCGGCAATCCGCAGGAAGACGAAGACGAACAGCTCTACAACCTGCGCCGCCTGCACGAGGACCTGGGTCGCAAATGGCGCTTCAATGCGGACATGTCGTTGGGCGACTCGGTGTCGTCGGCCGCCAACGCGGCCGCGCCCGGCGTGTCGTACCGCAGCTACCTGCAGCTGGAAGGGCAATACCGCTTCGACCCCAGCCTGACAGGCGGCGACATCAACACGTTGGCGGCCTATGCGCGCGTCTTCGCGGGCAGCGGCGCCAGTGGCGGCTTCTGGCCGGTCAACGCGCCGATGCTCGGCGTTGGCCTGCACTGGAAGCCGCTGCGCTCGCAGAACATCGTGTTGACGGCGGAACAGCAGACGCCGCTCAGCAACAACCGCGACACGCACAACGACACCATGCTTCGCGCCAGCGGGTCGTGGGCGTTCGGCACGCAGTTCAGCGATGACTGGCATGCCCCGGGTCGCAGCTGGATCACGCAGAACTTCTATGTCGACCTGGCCTATTACCTTCGTGCGGAAGAGACCGTTGCCACGCTGGATTACACGCTGGGCTGGGAGCACAAGCTCGTCGAAGGCCAGGCGATCGAGCCCTATCTCCACCTGCAATACACCGGCATCGATCGTGCGCACGGCCTGGGCTATGAAAAGGACGGCCGCATGGGCATCGGCGTGCAGTGGAATATCTGGTTCGGTGAAACCCATTACGACGCCTATCCGCATCGGCTGAGCCTGGCGCTCGAAGGGCAGCATGCCTTTACCAGCTACCTGCGCGAGACCAACGTGGTTTTCCTGATCGTGAGGACGCAATGGTGA
- a CDS encoding glycosyl transferase family protein, with product MWLLDAFSVYLYGLSIVVSVIAVLMLVSGLDDFFIDTVFWVRRLWKSLFIYSKQRRACYYDLYRPAERPLAIMVPAWHETGVIGHMAELAATTLDYENYHIFVGTYPNDPDTQRDVDEVCARFPNVHKVVCARPGPTSKADCLNNVLDAILQFERRARVTFEGFILHDAEDVVCELELRLFNFLVERKDLIQIPVYPFERQWNNFTSLHYLDEFAELHGKDIPVREALAGQVPSAGVGTCFSRRAILALIEAGNGVAFDVQSLTEDYDIGLRLKQWGMAEIFVRFPVLRYQRHHPQTNHLGQNARDCNVICVREYFPDRLETAVRQKSRWIIGIVYQGYRTHGWTRGPVLNYFLWRDRKGAINNFVSFAAMLILLQLMATWLIQQAWPQAPRFVSIFEGRPWFNFILMANIVLMCNRVLQRIVFVSGYYGVKQGLLSVPRLLWGNLVNFLANWRAIRQIIKTGDPRRVAWDKTTHDFPSIGGENRVKRSLDEILVANGVVSAAQMSEAREHRIDGLQIGSSLIHGGLITAEQLAHPMAEQIGVPCESVNLAEIPQELIDAMPANIALHYAVLPLRTEGGTLVLASESYIDPVSLAAIARQLQRRVRYVLAHKGQVIVGLRCCYAHLRDKEAYRRLLLEVASQCGRAGSHRWSRLWDHYVSGQVMLGEILVAQGYLDEVAFRALLLSHSRSGQPLGEFLVGQGVITQETLERALSLQASLQPNMLNLLAKDARASRSETPAERAA from the coding sequence ATGTGGCTGCTGGATGCATTCTCGGTTTACCTCTACGGCCTGAGCATCGTCGTCAGCGTGATCGCGGTGCTGATGCTCGTCAGCGGCCTGGATGACTTCTTCATCGACACCGTCTTCTGGGTGCGCCGGTTGTGGAAGTCGCTTTTCATCTACAGCAAGCAGCGGCGCGCCTGCTACTACGATCTGTATCGGCCGGCCGAGCGGCCCCTGGCGATCATGGTGCCGGCCTGGCACGAGACGGGCGTCATCGGCCACATGGCCGAGCTGGCGGCCACCACGCTGGATTACGAGAACTACCACATCTTCGTCGGGACCTATCCGAACGATCCGGACACGCAGCGCGATGTGGACGAGGTGTGCGCGCGCTTTCCCAACGTGCACAAGGTCGTCTGCGCGCGCCCGGGACCCACCAGCAAGGCGGACTGCCTCAACAACGTGCTCGATGCGATCCTGCAGTTCGAGCGCCGTGCACGCGTGACGTTCGAGGGTTTCATCCTGCATGACGCCGAGGACGTGGTATGCGAACTCGAGCTTCGCCTGTTCAACTTCCTGGTCGAGCGCAAGGATCTCATCCAGATACCGGTCTATCCGTTCGAGCGGCAGTGGAACAACTTCACGAGCCTGCACTATCTGGATGAGTTCGCCGAGCTGCACGGCAAGGACATACCCGTGCGCGAGGCGCTGGCGGGGCAGGTGCCCAGCGCGGGCGTGGGCACGTGCTTCAGTCGTCGTGCCATCCTGGCGCTGATCGAAGCCGGCAACGGCGTTGCCTTCGACGTGCAGAGCCTCACTGAGGACTACGACATCGGCCTGCGCCTGAAGCAATGGGGCATGGCCGAGATCTTCGTGCGCTTCCCGGTGCTGCGCTACCAGCGCCATCATCCGCAGACCAACCACCTGGGCCAGAACGCGCGCGATTGCAACGTGATCTGCGTGCGCGAATATTTCCCCGATCGCCTCGAAACCGCGGTGCGGCAGAAGTCGCGCTGGATCATCGGCATCGTGTACCAGGGATATCGCACCCACGGCTGGACGCGCGGACCGGTGCTCAATTACTTCCTGTGGCGCGATCGCAAGGGCGCGATCAACAACTTCGTCAGCTTCGCCGCCATGCTCATCCTGCTGCAGCTGATGGCCACCTGGCTCATCCAGCAGGCGTGGCCGCAGGCGCCGCGCTTCGTGTCGATCTTCGAAGGCCGTCCGTGGTTCAACTTCATCCTGATGGCGAACATCGTGCTGATGTGCAACCGCGTGCTGCAGCGCATCGTGTTCGTGTCGGGGTATTACGGCGTGAAGCAGGGCCTGCTCTCGGTGCCGCGCCTGTTGTGGGGCAATCTGGTCAACTTCCTGGCCAACTGGCGCGCGATACGACAGATCATCAAGACCGGCGATCCACGCCGGGTGGCCTGGGACAAGACCACGCACGACTTCCCCAGCATCGGTGGCGAGAACCGCGTGAAGCGTTCGCTGGACGAAATACTGGTGGCGAACGGCGTGGTATCGGCGGCCCAGATGAGCGAAGCGAGGGAGCATCGCATCGATGGCCTGCAGATCGGCAGCTCGCTGATCCATGGCGGCCTGATCACCGCCGAGCAGCTCGCTCACCCGATGGCGGAACAGATCGGCGTGCCGTGCGAGTCGGTGAATCTCGCGGAAATTCCGCAGGAACTGATCGACGCGATGCCCGCCAACATCGCGCTGCATTACGCCGTGCTGCCCTTGCGCACCGAAGGCGGCACGCTGGTGCTCGCCAGCGAGTCCTATATCGACCCGGTGTCGCTGGCGGCCATCGCACGGCAGTTGCAGCGGCGGGTGCGCTATGTGCTCGCGCATAAGGGGCAGGTCATCGTGGGGCTGCGCTGCTGCTATGCGCATCTGCGCGACAAGGAAGCCTATCGACGCCTGCTGCTGGAAGTGGCGTCGCAGTGCGGACGCGCGGGCAGCCACCGCTGGTCCAGGCTCTGGGACCACTATGTATCGGGCCAGGTGATGCTGGGTGAGATCCTGGTGGCTCAAGGCTACCTCGACGAAGTCGCCTTCCGGGCCTTGCTGTTGAGTCATTCGCGTAGCGGACAACCCCTGGGAGAATTTCTCGTCGGGCAGGGCGTGATCACGCAGGAGACGCTGGAGCGTGCGCTTTCGCTGCAGGCCTCGTTGCAGCCGAACATGCTGAATCTGCTGGCCAAGGACGCACGGGCGTCACGATCGGAAACGCCCGCGGAGAGGGCCGCATGA
- the wecB gene encoding non-hydrolyzing UDP-N-acetylglucosamine 2-epimerase, protein MLDILIVCGTRPEIIKLAPLYHSLNACGWAHPSWLHTGQHGEMARQMLDCFDISPDIVLDRGGDGLAEFSVRCRSLLDGVMTNASWSLVVVQGDTESTFLGALTGFYHRVPVAHVEAGLRTYDLDRPFPEEGLRQMVSRITRFHLAPTDRAASALSVEAIPEDRIVVTGNTVIDAQHWTTQRHRLSRRAQGKGHLLVTSHRRENWGADLREICYAVADIATHHPELEVLFPVHLNPVVSKPVHAILGGLGNVRLTPPFDYLEMQQALMDAWLVLTDSGGLQEEAPTFGVPLLVLRTETERPEAIEAGCARLAGTRRASIVSQVERLWDDPVAYEAMAHAGNPFGDGHACDRIVDFLHDALIGDERQRKAV, encoded by the coding sequence ATGTTGGACATCCTGATCGTCTGCGGCACGCGCCCGGAAATCATCAAGCTGGCGCCCCTCTATCACTCCCTCAACGCCTGCGGCTGGGCGCACCCAAGCTGGCTACATACCGGTCAGCACGGGGAGATGGCGCGCCAGATGCTCGATTGTTTCGACATCTCTCCCGACATCGTGCTCGATCGCGGTGGCGATGGCCTGGCGGAGTTCAGCGTGCGCTGCCGCTCGCTGCTCGACGGCGTGATGACGAACGCATCCTGGTCGCTGGTGGTGGTGCAGGGCGATACGGAAAGCACGTTCCTGGGCGCGCTTACCGGCTTCTACCATCGCGTGCCCGTCGCGCACGTGGAAGCCGGCCTGCGCACGTACGACCTGGATCGGCCGTTTCCGGAGGAAGGGTTGCGCCAGATGGTGAGCCGCATCACGCGCTTCCACCTGGCGCCGACCGATCGTGCGGCGTCCGCGCTCAGCGTCGAGGCCATTCCGGAAGACCGGATCGTCGTCACCGGCAACACCGTGATCGACGCACAGCATTGGACCACGCAGCGCCATCGCCTCAGCCGCCGCGCGCAAGGCAAGGGCCATCTGCTGGTGACCTCGCACCGGCGTGAAAACTGGGGCGCCGATCTGCGCGAGATCTGCTACGCCGTCGCCGACATTGCCACGCACCATCCGGAACTGGAGGTGCTGTTTCCGGTGCACCTCAATCCGGTGGTGAGCAAGCCGGTGCACGCCATCCTCGGCGGCTTGGGCAACGTGCGCCTGACGCCGCCGTTCGACTACCTGGAAATGCAGCAGGCGTTGATGGATGCGTGGCTGGTGCTGACCGATTCCGGCGGCCTGCAGGAAGAGGCGCCCACCTTCGGCGTGCCCTTGCTGGTGCTGCGCACGGAAACCGAGCGGCCCGAAGCGATCGAAGCCGGTTGTGCACGCCTGGCGGGCACGCGGCGCGCATCGATCGTCAGCCAGGTGGAGCGGTTATGGGACGATCCGGTGGCGTACGAGGCGATGGCACATGCCGGCAACCCATTCGGCGACGGGCATGCGTGCGATCGCATCGTCGACTTTCTCCACGACGCGCTGATTGGCGACGAACGCCAGCGCAAAGCAGTCTGA
- a CDS encoding DUF2334 domain-containing protein — protein sequence MQLLAAATTATNSFAGAPGSNANQNTLVLYDSTGQWGWLGEDYGIMAANLVSHGSKYTVHAAVNYVAGEINSYTGLVYVGSTYDEPLPTALLDDVLATTKPVLWMGDNIWQLSARATNFATQYGFTPMFFDFTNTLTVTYKGVALQRNAAAVPSGLLQTVINDTTRAQAIAVATNDTGGTVNWATKGANLTYIGEVPFSYTGPNDRYLAAIDLLGTVSNPTMLARKRALVRIEDVSADDSPTQLRAIADYLYSKNVPFTVAVIPFYVDPNGYYNNGVPVALHLRQVTGVVNALKYMQSRGGTLIMHGYTHQYSNIANPYSGVSADDFEFYRAHISSTNYVVYDTPVAEDSMSWTQGRIQKGLLEFSNAGFQAPTIFEPPHYAASAIDYQVFNASFTARYDRGLYATGWCPNGVCGTGTPNYTQIYGQFFPYLVRDIYGTVVIPEQLGNVELTTFNNNPPRFPADILLSAQNNTVIKDSVMSFFFHPYLDINYLKQIVQGLQSMGYTFVPANTVKQG from the coding sequence GTGCAGCTACTCGCCGCAGCGACTACCGCGACCAATTCGTTTGCCGGCGCGCCGGGCTCCAACGCGAACCAGAACACGCTGGTTCTCTATGACAGCACCGGCCAATGGGGTTGGCTTGGCGAGGATTACGGCATCATGGCCGCCAACCTGGTGAGCCACGGCAGCAAGTACACCGTACACGCGGCGGTCAACTACGTTGCCGGCGAGATCAACAGCTATACCGGCCTCGTCTATGTCGGCTCGACCTATGACGAACCGCTTCCCACGGCGTTGCTCGATGACGTGCTGGCCACCACCAAGCCCGTGCTGTGGATGGGCGACAACATCTGGCAGCTTTCCGCGCGCGCGACGAACTTCGCCACGCAGTACGGCTTCACGCCGATGTTCTTCGATTTCACCAACACACTGACGGTGACTTACAAGGGCGTGGCACTGCAGCGCAATGCGGCGGCCGTACCGTCGGGCCTCCTGCAGACCGTCATCAACGACACCACCAGGGCGCAGGCGATTGCCGTCGCCACCAACGATACCGGCGGTACGGTGAACTGGGCGACGAAGGGCGCCAACCTCACCTACATCGGCGAGGTTCCCTTCAGCTATACCGGCCCCAACGATCGCTATCTCGCTGCGATCGATCTGCTTGGCACGGTATCCAACCCCACCATGCTGGCACGCAAGCGGGCACTGGTACGCATCGAAGACGTGAGCGCGGACGATAGTCCCACGCAGCTGCGTGCCATTGCCGACTATCTCTACAGCAAGAACGTGCCCTTCACCGTCGCGGTGATTCCGTTCTACGTCGATCCGAACGGCTATTACAACAACGGCGTGCCCGTGGCATTGCATCTGCGCCAGGTGACCGGCGTGGTCAACGCCCTGAAGTACATGCAATCCAGGGGTGGAACGCTGATCATGCACGGCTACACGCACCAGTATTCCAACATCGCCAACCCCTACAGCGGCGTCAGCGCCGACGACTTCGAGTTCTATCGCGCACACATCAGCTCGACCAACTATGTGGTCTATGACACGCCCGTCGCCGAAGATTCCATGTCATGGACGCAGGGCCGCATCCAGAAGGGCTTGCTCGAATTCTCCAACGCGGGCTTCCAGGCGCCGACCATCTTCGAACCGCCGCATTACGCCGCATCGGCCATCGACTACCAGGTGTTCAACGCCTCGTTTACCGCACGCTACGACCGCGGCCTTTATGCCACCGGATGGTGCCCCAACGGTGTCTGCGGCACGGGAACGCCGAACTACACGCAGATCTACGGCCAGTTCTTCCCTTACCTGGTGCGCGACATCTACGGCACCGTGGTCATTCCGGAGCAACTCGGCAATGTCGAACTGACGACGTTCAACAACAACCCGCCGCGTTTCCCGGCCGATATCCTGTTGAGCGCCCAGAACAATACGGTGATCAAGGACAGCGTGATGAGCTTCTTCTTCCATCCCTACCTCGATATCAATTACCTGAAGCAGATCGTGCAGGGACTGCAATCCATGGGCTATACCTTCGTGCCTGCCAACACCGTCAAGCAGGGCTGA
- a CDS encoding acyltransferase family protein gives MDALRGAAAILVLIRHYFRIADLGPFAAHIDPGTMGVVAFFCISGYIIPWSVLHSRTSVFQFAITRAFRLYPAYWLSLILAVFAVPVALGDLLANITMAQRFMGVHDVVGVYWTLQIEILFYVLIAVLMVTGRIADPRASLWCLFGLCALSILMAVPRAVLSLKTPVAPAFSLVVMFASFVFYHHRHAGFLSGRQLRYILSSVCAIMLGCFYLAYRKDWGFGETPLRFMLGYAVGVGLFIVFMRLDIKQPVLCALGRISYPLYLIHVPVREIITALMPSLGDIASALLGIPATVVLAAIMHRGVELPFNRMGRWLVARYRAPRLKAEPEAIPLD, from the coding sequence ATGGATGCGTTGCGCGGGGCCGCGGCGATCCTTGTTCTCATCCGGCACTACTTCAGGATTGCAGACCTCGGGCCTTTCGCGGCGCACATCGATCCCGGGACGATGGGTGTCGTTGCGTTCTTCTGCATCAGCGGATACATCATTCCGTGGTCGGTGCTGCATTCGCGCACGAGCGTGTTTCAGTTCGCGATCACTCGTGCGTTCCGGCTCTATCCGGCCTATTGGCTGTCACTGATCCTCGCGGTCTTCGCGGTTCCCGTCGCTCTTGGCGACCTGTTGGCGAACATCACGATGGCGCAGCGGTTCATGGGCGTGCATGACGTGGTCGGGGTCTACTGGACGCTGCAGATCGAGATCCTTTTCTATGTGCTCATCGCCGTCCTGATGGTGACGGGGCGGATCGCTGATCCGCGTGCGAGCCTGTGGTGCCTGTTCGGCTTGTGTGCGCTGTCTATCCTGATGGCCGTTCCGCGTGCCGTGCTTTCATTGAAAACGCCGGTCGCGCCGGCTTTCAGCCTGGTCGTGATGTTCGCGAGCTTCGTGTTCTATCACCACCGGCATGCCGGGTTCCTGTCGGGCAGGCAGCTGAGGTACATCCTGTCGAGTGTCTGCGCGATCATGCTGGGATGCTTTTATCTCGCCTATCGCAAGGACTGGGGGTTCGGCGAAACGCCTTTGCGATTCATGCTGGGCTATGCGGTGGGCGTCGGGCTCTTCATCGTCTTCATGCGCCTGGACATCAAGCAGCCGGTGCTGTGCGCGCTCGGCCGCATCAGTTATCCGCTTTACCTGATCCACGTGCCGGTACGTGAAATCATCACGGCGCTGATGCCCTCGCTCGGTGACATCGCATCGGCGCTGCTGGGCATTCCCGCCACCGTCGTGCTTGCGGCCATCATGCATCGCGGCGTGGAGCTTCCGTTCAACCGGATGGGGCGTTGGTTGGTGGCCCGATATCGGGCGCCCAGGCTGAAGGCCGAGCCAGAGGCCATTCCTCTCGATTGA
- a CDS encoding HigA family addiction module antitoxin, with translation MDLIQLTPRMDVDPSVHLRSPGEVLLLDYMLPATINPSQLARRTGIRALHLREILTDARPMTPRHAIRLALVLDTSPLYWLVLQARHDLAREAQRDATLSGWM, from the coding sequence ATGGACCTGATCCAGCTCACCCCACGCATGGACGTGGACCCTTCAGTGCACCTGCGCTCCCCCGGCGAAGTGCTGCTGCTCGACTACATGCTCCCGGCTACCATCAACCCCTCGCAACTTGCCCGCCGCACCGGCATCCGGGCCTTGCATCTCAGGGAAATCCTCACCGACGCACGACCCATGACTCCCCGCCACGCGATACGCCTCGCCCTTGTGCTGGACACATCCCCGCTCTATTGGCTGGTGCTGCAGGCGCGCCACGACCTGGCCCGCGAGGCGCAACGCGACGCCACGCTCAGTGGCTGGATGTGA